A genomic window from Elusimicrobiota bacterium includes:
- a CDS encoding ferredoxin produces MKVSVDKDLCTGCNLCVDDCPDVFEMSGDFAIVKVDLMPQNLETKVKEAADNCPVEAIKVS; encoded by the coding sequence ATGAAAGTATCAGTTGATAAGGATTTGTGTACAGGCTGTAATCTTTGTGTGGACGATTGCCCGGATGTTTTTGAAATGTCCGGTGATTTTGCAATAGTCAAGGTTGATTTAATGCCTCAAAATTTGGAAACCAAAGTGAAGGAAGCCGCAGATAATTGCCCGGTTGAAGCGATAAAAGTGTCGTAA
- a CDS encoding 2-oxoacid:acceptor oxidoreductase family protein has protein sequence MIEIRLHGRGGQGAKTAADLLALTALEAGKHIQSFPEYGPERAGAPIKAFVRISDKPIGLHCSVVNPDIVAVIDPTLLGINPPVTEGLTNEGILLVNTDESPADVRKKLNFKEGTVYTVDATKIALEETGISLPNTPMLGAIIKATGIVTVDDLKNQVKKKLGKKLSPEKMEGNFRAIDRAYNSITKG, from the coding sequence ATTATTGAAATCAGATTACACGGCCGCGGCGGCCAGGGAGCTAAAACAGCCGCAGATTTGCTTGCTCTAACAGCCCTGGAAGCTGGTAAGCACATACAGTCGTTCCCAGAATATGGGCCGGAACGCGCTGGTGCGCCGATAAAAGCATTTGTCCGTATCAGCGACAAACCAATAGGCCTTCATTGCTCGGTTGTAAACCCGGATATCGTTGCGGTAATTGACCCGACGCTCCTGGGGATCAACCCTCCGGTAACAGAAGGTTTGACCAATGAAGGGATCCTGCTTGTAAATACCGATGAAAGCCCGGCAGACGTAAGAAAAAAACTCAATTTTAAAGAAGGCACAGTTTATACAGTTGACGCAACAAAAATTGCCCTGGAAGAAACAGGCATTTCTTTGCCTAATACCCCGATGCTGGGGGCAATTATCAAGGCAACGGGAATTGTTACAGTTGACGATTTAAAAAACCAGGTAAAGAAAAAACTCGGAAAAAAACTCAGCCCTGAAAAAATGGAAGGCAATTTCAGGGCTATTGACAGAGCTTATAACTCGATAACCAAAGGCTAA
- a CDS encoding 4Fe-4S binding protein has translation MELKNSREIPIGGKITEAGNAEEYNTGDWRTFKPVIDQSKCTNCLFCWMYCPDSSILIKDAKVTGVDYKHCKGCGICAEVCPRKCIKMEKG, from the coding sequence ATGGAACTAAAAAACTCAAGAGAAATACCGATAGGCGGCAAGATAACTGAAGCAGGAAACGCCGAGGAATACAATACGGGCGATTGGAGAACGTTTAAACCCGTTATTGACCAGAGCAAATGCACGAATTGTCTTTTTTGCTGGATGTATTGCCCGGATTCTTCAATCCTGATAAAGGATGCAAAAGTGACAGGAGTAGACTACAAACATTGTAAAGGGTGTGGAATTTGCGCTGAAGTATGCCCCAGAAAATGTATAAAAATGGAAAAAGGATAA